In one window of Candidatus Avedoeria danica DNA:
- a CDS encoding ABC transporter substrate-binding protein — MSRTTLRAVRALAAGVLFAGVAACGEPPAPLPESTPMTASSAPTEGPEVGKTPADTLVFGHADDATKLDPADVTDSESLLATWQIFEGLTRYKAGGTEVEPALATEWSASDDGLTWTFKLRTGVKFHDGTDFNADAVVWNFNRWFDPTHPQHFADWEFEYWKSMFQGLKDEKNDDGTPKSVFAGAEAVDASTVKLTLNRPSAPLLQNLAMGNFAFSSPASVEAAGSAYGTPNGSPIAIGTGPYKVAEWIKDDRLLLETNADYWGTPPATANLELRSIPDNTSRFLALQNGEIDGMTQLNPDNIATAQEDTNLTVTFEPPNNVGYIGFNQAKAPWDNIDCRKAVAQAIDKSAIVDTMYADDAEPAAQMMPPSLWGYNKALTDHAFDMAGAKTSLEACLAKSTLPEKVQFYVMPVARFYFPQPKELGEYIQAQLQELGVTTEIQSPDWGTQYLPDVRDGKAELFMLGWGGDNGDPDNFLCQFFCGAESSFFSKDGQAAPPDEALATLLKEASATTDPAKRTQMYEQANQIVHDLVLAVPLVHRSPPIVFRATVTGYTASPLQHVLVGVKK; from the coding sequence ATGTCGCGCACCACCCTGCGGGCCGTGCGGGCGCTGGCCGCCGGCGTCCTGTTCGCCGGCGTAGCCGCCTGCGGCGAGCCGCCAGCACCGCTGCCCGAGTCCACGCCCATGACGGCGTCCTCCGCGCCCACCGAAGGACCCGAGGTCGGCAAGACGCCGGCCGACACGCTCGTCTTCGGCCACGCCGACGATGCGACGAAGCTCGACCCGGCCGACGTGACGGACAGTGAATCGCTCCTGGCCACGTGGCAGATCTTCGAGGGCCTCACGCGCTACAAGGCCGGTGGCACCGAGGTCGAGCCGGCTCTGGCCACGGAGTGGTCGGCCAGCGACGACGGTCTCACGTGGACGTTCAAGCTCCGGACGGGCGTGAAGTTCCACGACGGCACGGACTTCAACGCCGACGCCGTGGTCTGGAATTTCAACCGCTGGTTCGATCCCACCCATCCCCAGCACTTCGCCGACTGGGAGTTCGAGTACTGGAAATCGATGTTCCAGGGGCTGAAGGACGAGAAGAACGACGACGGCACGCCGAAGTCCGTCTTCGCCGGCGCCGAGGCCGTCGATGCCTCCACCGTCAAGCTGACGCTCAACCGTCCGAGCGCGCCGCTCCTGCAGAACCTGGCGATGGGCAACTTCGCGTTCTCGAGCCCGGCGTCCGTCGAAGCCGCCGGCAGCGCGTACGGCACGCCGAATGGCAGCCCGATCGCCATCGGCACCGGGCCGTACAAGGTGGCGGAGTGGATCAAGGACGATCGGCTGCTGCTCGAGACGAATGCCGACTACTGGGGCACCCCGCCGGCCACGGCGAACCTCGAGCTGCGCTCGATCCCCGACAACACGTCGCGTTTCCTCGCCCTCCAGAACGGCGAAATCGACGGCATGACCCAGCTCAACCCCGACAACATCGCCACGGCCCAGGAGGACACCAACCTGACCGTGACGTTCGAGCCGCCGAACAACGTCGGCTACATCGGCTTCAACCAGGCCAAGGCGCCGTGGGACAACATCGACTGCCGCAAGGCCGTTGCGCAGGCGATCGACAAGTCGGCGATCGTCGACACGATGTACGCCGATGATGCCGAGCCGGCGGCGCAGATGATGCCGCCCAGCCTCTGGGGCTACAACAAGGCTCTCACGGACCATGCGTTCGACATGGCCGGCGCCAAGACATCGCTCGAGGCGTGCCTCGCCAAGTCCACGCTACCGGAGAAGGTGCAGTTCTACGTGATGCCGGTGGCCCGCTTCTACTTCCCGCAGCCCAAGGAGTTGGGCGAGTACATCCAGGCGCAGCTCCAGGAGCTGGGCGTCACGACCGAGATCCAGTCGCCCGATTGGGGCACGCAGTACTTGCCCGACGTTCGGGACGGCAAGGCCGAGCTGTTCATGCTCGGCTGGGGCGGCGACAACGGCGATCCGGACAACTTCCTGTGCCAGTTCTTCTGCGGCGCCGAGTCGTCGTTCTTCAGCAAGGACGGCCAAGCGGCGCCGCCGGACGAGGCGCTCGCCACCCTCCTCAAGGAGGCCTCGGCGACGACCGATCCGGCCAAGCGAACGCAGATGTACGAGCAGGCGAACCAGATCGTGCACGACCTTGTCCTGGCCGTGCCGCTCGTCCATCGATCGCCGCCGATCGTCTTCCGCGCCACCGTCACCGGCTACACGGCCAGCCCGCTCCAGCACGTGCTGGTAGGGGTCAAGAAGTAG
- a CDS encoding heme-copper oxidase subunit III has product MATRITSPGPLGHLPRRPVPPPGLEPEALAEAYRAAGPRNRRLAMRLAIVAEALFFAGLIAAVWQIRRDATVWPPAGAPLPDRTLLLTNTAVLLASAVTAWLGLRSFERGRARAGLAWTGATTALGVGFLYGQWREFVHMGGWQAGEDLFSPLFNILSGFHAAHVFAGLVLLLVTLAFGFGGRITAGDHLVARLSAWFWWLVAAVWLVLLLSLLSF; this is encoded by the coding sequence ATGGCGACCCGCATCACTAGCCCCGGCCCGCTCGGCCACCTGCCGCGGCGGCCCGTACCGCCGCCCGGCCTCGAGCCCGAGGCGCTGGCGGAGGCGTACCGCGCCGCCGGCCCGCGCAACCGGCGGCTGGCGATGCGCTTGGCGATCGTGGCCGAGGCGCTGTTCTTTGCCGGGCTGATCGCGGCGGTGTGGCAGATCCGACGCGACGCGACGGTGTGGCCGCCCGCCGGTGCGCCGCTGCCGGATCGAACGCTGCTCCTGACCAACACGGCGGTCCTCCTGGCTTCGGCCGTCACGGCCTGGCTTGGCCTGCGCTCGTTCGAGCGCGGCCGTGCCCGCGCCGGCTTGGCATGGACGGGCGCGACGACCGCGCTCGGCGTCGGGTTCCTGTACGGCCAATGGCGCGAGTTCGTCCACATGGGCGGCTGGCAGGCCGGCGAGGATCTCTTCTCGCCGTTGTTCAACATCCTGTCCGGCTTCCACGCCGCGCACGTCTTCGCCGGCCTCGTGCTGCTGCTCGTGACGCTCGCGTTCGGGTTCGGCGGCCGGATCACCGCCGGCGACCACCTCGTCGCCCGACTGAGCGCCTGGTTCTGGTGGCTCGTCGCCGCCGTTTGGCTGGTGCTGCTCTTGTCCTTGTTGTCGTTCTGA
- a CDS encoding cytochrome C oxidase subunit IV family protein has product MSEQATAAESHTAELNAVAHHGPTVKAYWIVFVLLAVLTLVEIQIPTMIDAGDRARPSGLLVIGLMVTALIKAGLVAAFYMHLKYDSRTYTYMMIVATIVIMFFLWLLTWGTVGPLDFDLFSSGMAAIASRSA; this is encoded by the coding sequence GTGTCCGAGCAAGCCACCGCCGCGGAGTCCCACACCGCCGAACTGAACGCCGTCGCCCATCACGGCCCGACGGTCAAAGCCTACTGGATCGTCTTCGTGCTCCTGGCCGTGCTGACGCTCGTCGAGATTCAGATACCGACGATGATCGACGCAGGCGACCGGGCGCGGCCGAGCGGCTTGCTCGTCATCGGGCTCATGGTCACGGCCCTCATCAAGGCCGGTCTCGTAGCGGCGTTCTACATGCATCTGAAGTACGACAGCCGCACCTACACCTATATGATGATCGTCGCCACGATCGTCATCATGTTCTTCCTTTGGCTGCTGACCTGGGGCACGGTCGGACCGTTGGACTTCGATCTGTTCAGCAGCGGGATGGCGGCGATCGCCTCCCGCTCGGCGTAA
- a CDS encoding ABC transporter permease, with the protein MSALDLALPPRPAPARSPLRDAMRRVRASRLAVAGLGIIGFLTLCAIAAPWISIQHPDADGIWSAFMRDAKQPPSLRHWMGTDKLGRDLASRIVYGARTSLLIGVTSVSLAIAVGAALGAVAGFFGRWVDAVIMRLMDVMLAFPSLLLALGIVALTGPRLLNAMLAVGIVSIPTYARIVRASVLAEVGKDYVTASRALGASPMRLLLHHVMPNALAPLIVAASLGIGTAILEAAGLGFLGLGAQPPLAEWGLMLADNRQSMTSFWWLVTCPGVAIMLTVLGFNLLGDGLRDVLDPRLRGGRR; encoded by the coding sequence ATGAGCGCCCTCGACCTGGCGCTGCCGCCGCGCCCAGCACCCGCCCGCTCCCCGCTGCGCGACGCGATGCGCCGCGTCCGGGCCAGCCGCCTTGCGGTGGCCGGCCTTGGCATCATCGGCTTCCTGACCTTATGCGCCATCGCCGCACCGTGGATCTCGATCCAGCACCCGGACGCCGACGGCATCTGGTCGGCCTTCATGCGCGACGCCAAGCAGCCGCCGTCGCTCCGACACTGGATGGGGACGGACAAGCTGGGACGCGATCTGGCCAGCCGCATCGTCTACGGCGCCCGCACGTCGCTGCTCATCGGCGTGACGAGCGTCTCGCTTGCGATCGCCGTCGGCGCGGCGCTCGGCGCGGTGGCGGGCTTCTTCGGTCGCTGGGTGGATGCGGTGATCATGCGCCTGATGGACGTCATGCTCGCGTTCCCAAGCCTCTTGCTGGCGCTCGGGATCGTGGCGCTGACCGGCCCGCGCCTGCTGAACGCCATGCTGGCCGTGGGCATCGTCTCGATCCCGACATATGCGCGGATCGTTCGGGCCAGCGTTCTGGCCGAGGTTGGCAAGGACTACGTGACGGCCAGCCGGGCACTGGGCGCGAGCCCGATGCGCCTCCTGCTCCACCATGTCATGCCCAACGCGCTGGCGCCGCTCATCGTCGCTGCAAGCCTCGGCATCGGCACCGCCATCCTCGAGGCCGCCGGCCTCGGGTTCCTCGGCCTCGGCGCCCAGCCGCCCCTCGCGGAATGGGGGCTGATGCTCGCGGACAACCGCCAGAGCATGACCAGCTTCTGGTGGCTCGTCACATGCCCCGGCGTCGCGATCATGCTCACCGTCCTCGGATTCAACTTGCTGGGCGACGGCCTGCGCGACGTCCTCGACCCACGCCTGCGCGGCGGTCGACGATAG
- a CDS encoding ABC transporter permease, with translation MLSYIVRRVLAVVPVLIGISFLTFALLHVIGNPCVALLGDHFTPDACADIRLRYRLDDPLPVRYAHFVGRMLHGDLGNSITTKRPVVAELAEKLPATFELALAAIVLAVLAGIPLGIVAAARHNSAIDVGAMVWAMLGVSMPVFWLGLMLIYVFAFQLGWFPSLGRLPSGLTIPRWSGMYTLDALRTGDMQAFKIVLQHLALPAFALSTIPAAFIARITRSSMLEVLGQDYIRTARAKGVTERAVVARHALKNALLPLVTVIGLQTGALLSGAVLTETIFAWNGVGRWTVDAITGSDYPVVQAGVLVFAVTFVFINLIVDLSYVWLDPRIRYE, from the coding sequence ATGCTGTCCTACATCGTCCGCCGCGTCCTCGCCGTCGTCCCGGTTCTCATCGGGATCTCGTTCCTGACGTTCGCGCTCCTGCACGTGATCGGCAACCCGTGCGTTGCGCTCCTCGGCGATCACTTCACGCCGGACGCATGCGCGGACATCCGTCTGCGCTATCGACTCGACGATCCGCTGCCCGTCCGCTATGCCCACTTCGTCGGACGGATGCTGCACGGCGACCTCGGCAACTCGATCACGACGAAGCGCCCCGTCGTCGCCGAACTGGCCGAGAAGCTCCCAGCGACGTTCGAGCTCGCGCTAGCCGCCATCGTGCTGGCCGTCCTCGCCGGGATACCGCTCGGCATCGTGGCCGCCGCGCGCCACAACTCGGCCATCGACGTCGGCGCGATGGTCTGGGCGATGCTCGGCGTCTCGATGCCGGTGTTCTGGCTCGGCCTCATGCTGATCTACGTCTTCGCCTTCCAGCTCGGCTGGTTCCCGAGCCTCGGCCGGCTGCCGTCGGGGCTCACGATCCCGCGCTGGAGCGGGATGTACACGCTCGATGCGCTTCGCACCGGCGACATGCAGGCTTTCAAGATCGTGCTCCAACACCTCGCGCTCCCCGCGTTCGCCCTCTCCACGATCCCGGCGGCATTCATCGCCCGCATCACGCGCTCGAGCATGCTCGAGGTGCTCGGTCAGGATTACATCCGGACGGCACGGGCCAAAGGCGTGACGGAGCGGGCGGTTGTGGCCCGCCATGCGCTGAAGAATGCGCTCCTGCCGCTCGTCACCGTCATCGGCCTCCAGACCGGGGCGCTGCTCTCGGGCGCCGTGCTGACCGAGACGATCTTCGCCTGGAACGGCGTCGGCCGCTGGACGGTCGATGCGATCACCGGCAGTGATTACCCGGTCGTCCAGGCCGGCGTGCTCGTGTTCGCGGTGACGTTCGTGTTCATCAACCTCATCGTCGACCTGTCCTACGTCTGGCTCGACCCGCGCATCCGCTACGAATGA
- a CDS encoding heme-copper oxidase subunit III: MSAHVDAPALAAPAATATGLPSRKLAVWLFLGSEILFFSALIFSYIVLRMTSPLPTAADPNPVGMWPTPHEIQHILNIPLTALNTFLLIVSSVSVVMGLDAIQKGNKKALTRWLGVTLVLGITFLSIQGYEYFKLHEHHLWFNSIPQELSDKGRNVLMGTTFYAMTGFHGMHVFAGVVMLLIFFVKSALGLYTQQDHEGIELFGLYWHFVDLVWIILFTIVYLL; the protein is encoded by the coding sequence ATGAGCGCTCATGTCGATGCCCCGGCACTGGCCGCACCAGCGGCCACCGCCACCGGGCTGCCATCGCGCAAGCTGGCCGTCTGGCTGTTCCTGGGCAGCGAGATCCTGTTCTTCTCCGCCCTGATCTTCAGCTACATCGTCCTGCGCATGACGTCGCCGCTGCCGACGGCCGCCGACCCGAATCCGGTGGGCATGTGGCCAACGCCTCATGAGATCCAGCATATCCTCAACATCCCGCTAACCGCGCTGAACACGTTCCTTCTCATCGTCTCGAGCGTGAGCGTCGTGATGGGGCTGGATGCGATCCAAAAGGGCAACAAGAAGGCGCTGACGCGCTGGCTGGGCGTCACGCTCGTGCTCGGGATCACCTTCCTGTCCATCCAGGGATACGAGTACTTCAAGCTGCACGAACACCATCTGTGGTTCAACAGCATCCCGCAGGAGCTGAGCGACAAGGGCCGCAACGTCCTGATGGGGACGACGTTCTACGCGATGACCGGCTTCCACGGAATGCACGTCTTCGCGGGCGTCGTCATGCTCCTCATCTTCTTCGTGAAGTCGGCCCTCGGCCTGTACACCCAGCAGGATCACGAGGGCATCGAGCTGTTCGGCCTCTATTGGCACTTCGTCGACCTCGTCTGGATCATCCTCTTCACGATCGTCTACCTGCTGTAG